One Streptomyces sp. V4I8 genomic window carries:
- a CDS encoding NHLP bacteriocin export ABC transporter permease/ATPase subunit, with protein sequence MTSVHEGDLVLNALGQMGTRIDCAGFNRLDLEGPQVLWLVASGAVDLFAVDAGQQGHWHHLGRLEAGSLLLGPVAGPQHTLVARPLRDCVVHRIGLRELYQPANTQTWSYDEYGNPQYVPPQTSPLEYALALGVGRSLTILFQAPMATERAAEVTDDDVFWMQVPPGSVQYGSMYGAEAAADLLMDPAVWQSMVDQQYRLLTTLDRWIEQLERTHETRTAEGIKAGEAVRAQADRTLLASIGKRGDKRTTAADADASYAACKLVAQAAGITLAEPAQSGTESDRLDPVERVAIASRVRTRAVRLDGRWWRDNTGPLVGHRALSGAPVALLWRRGGYVAVHPATGRETPIEKANAEEFEPRAVMFYRPLPDRVLSPLRLLRFSMRGTGGDLTNLLISGLVTVAIGALVPIATGKILGEFVPKAQTGLIVQFCLAVMISSVVAAAFMLLQNLTILRLEGRIEATLQPALWDRLLRLPTKFFTERSTGELASQAMGISAIRRLMAGVGPVVASSVTVGAMNLALLFWYSVPMALAAIGMLVVIAGAFLGLGLWQVRWQRRLVVLGNKLNNQAFQTLRGLPKLRVAAAENYAYAAWAERFARSRELQQRVGRIKNLTTVMGAVYLPVCTLLMFMLLAGPARGSMSAAAFLTFNTSVTMLLTSVTQLTGSFVSAVAALPLFEEIKPVLEATPEVRTASTRPGPLTGSIEARRLSFRYSDDGPLVLDDVSFDVRPGEFVAVVGPSGCGKSTLLRLLIGFDKPVSGSVLYDGQDLSALDQSAVRRQCGVVLQHAQPFTGSILDVICGTEPYTPEEAMAAAEMAGLAEDIKRMPMGLHTIVSGSGAISGGQRQRLMIAQALIRRPRILFFDEATSALDNETQRTVIESTKALNATRIVIAHRLSTVLDADRVIVMEDGKVAQQGPPAQLLADTNGRLHELVRRQMA encoded by the coding sequence TCGGCCGGCTGGAGGCGGGCTCGCTCCTGCTCGGCCCGGTCGCCGGACCGCAGCACACGCTGGTGGCCCGCCCGCTCAGGGACTGCGTGGTGCACCGTATAGGGCTGCGCGAGCTGTACCAGCCCGCGAACACCCAGACCTGGTCCTACGACGAGTACGGCAACCCGCAGTACGTCCCGCCGCAGACGAGCCCCCTGGAGTACGCCCTCGCCCTCGGCGTCGGCCGCAGCCTGACCATCCTCTTCCAGGCGCCGATGGCCACCGAGCGGGCCGCCGAGGTGACCGACGACGACGTCTTCTGGATGCAGGTCCCGCCGGGCAGCGTGCAGTACGGCTCGATGTACGGCGCGGAGGCGGCCGCCGACCTGCTGATGGACCCGGCGGTCTGGCAGTCCATGGTCGACCAGCAGTACCGCCTGCTGACCACGCTGGACCGCTGGATCGAGCAGTTGGAGCGCACCCACGAGACGCGCACGGCGGAGGGCATCAAGGCGGGCGAGGCGGTGCGTGCGCAGGCCGACCGGACGTTGCTGGCGTCCATCGGCAAGCGCGGCGACAAGCGCACGACGGCCGCCGACGCGGACGCCAGCTACGCGGCCTGCAAGCTGGTCGCCCAGGCGGCCGGGATCACGCTGGCCGAGCCCGCGCAGAGCGGCACCGAGAGCGACCGGCTCGACCCGGTCGAGCGCGTGGCCATCGCGTCCCGCGTGCGTACCCGGGCCGTACGGCTGGACGGACGGTGGTGGCGGGACAACACAGGACCGCTGGTGGGTCACCGGGCGCTGTCGGGCGCGCCGGTGGCGCTGCTGTGGCGGCGTGGCGGCTACGTCGCCGTGCATCCGGCGACCGGCCGTGAGACGCCGATCGAGAAGGCCAACGCGGAGGAGTTCGAGCCGCGTGCGGTGATGTTCTACCGGCCGCTGCCCGACCGTGTGCTGAGCCCGCTGAGGCTGCTGCGGTTCAGCATGCGGGGCACGGGCGGCGATCTGACGAACCTCCTGATCAGCGGGCTGGTCACCGTAGCCATCGGCGCGCTGGTGCCGATCGCGACCGGCAAGATACTCGGCGAGTTCGTGCCGAAGGCCCAGACCGGGCTGATCGTGCAGTTCTGTCTGGCCGTGATGATCAGCAGTGTCGTGGCGGCGGCGTTCATGCTGCTGCAGAACCTGACGATCCTGCGCCTGGAGGGCCGTATCGAGGCGACGCTCCAGCCGGCCCTGTGGGACCGGCTGCTGCGGCTGCCCACGAAGTTCTTCACCGAGCGCTCGACCGGCGAGCTGGCGAGCCAGGCCATGGGGATCAGCGCGATCCGCCGTCTGATGGCCGGCGTCGGCCCGGTCGTCGCGTCGTCGGTGACGGTGGGCGCGATGAACCTGGCGCTGCTGTTCTGGTACAGCGTGCCGATGGCACTGGCGGCGATCGGCATGCTCGTCGTCATCGCGGGTGCGTTCCTGGGGCTCGGGCTGTGGCAGGTGCGCTGGCAGCGGCGGCTGGTGGTGCTCGGCAACAAGCTGAACAACCAGGCGTTCCAGACCCTGCGCGGGCTGCCGAAGCTGCGGGTCGCGGCGGCCGAGAACTACGCGTACGCGGCCTGGGCGGAGCGGTTCGCGCGCAGCCGTGAGCTCCAGCAGCGGGTGGGGCGGATCAAGAACCTCACCACGGTGATGGGCGCGGTGTACCTGCCGGTGTGCACGCTGCTGATGTTCATGCTGCTGGCCGGTCCGGCGCGCGGGTCGATGTCGGCGGCCGCGTTCCTCACCTTCAACACCTCGGTGACGATGCTGCTGACCTCGGTCACCCAGCTGACCGGCTCGTTCGTGTCGGCGGTGGCCGCGCTGCCGCTGTTCGAGGAGATCAAGCCGGTGCTGGAGGCCACCCCGGAGGTGCGCACGGCGAGCACCCGGCCGGGCCCGCTCACCGGGTCGATCGAGGCGCGTCGGCTGTCCTTCCGGTACTCCGACGACGGCCCGCTCGTCCTCGACGACGTGTCCTTCGACGTCCGGCCGGGCGAGTTCGTGGCGGTCGTCGGCCCCAGCGGCTGCGGCAAGTCGACGCTGCTCAGGCTGCTGATCGGCTTCGACAAACCGGTCTCGGGCAGTGTGCTGTACGACGGTCAGGACCTGTCGGCGCTGGACCAGTCGGCCGTACGGCGGCAGTGCGGGGTGGTGCTCCAGCACGCCCAGCCGTTCACCGGTTCCATCCTGGATGTCATCTGCGGCACCGAGCCGTACACGCCGGAGGAGGCGATGGCGGCGGCCGAGATGGCGGGGCTCGCCGAGGACATCAAGCGGATGCCGATGGGGCTGCACACCATCGTCTCGGGCAGCGGCGCGATCTCCGGCGGCCAGCGGCAGCGGCTGATGATCGCCCAGGCGCTGATCCGCCGGCCGCGCATCCTCTTCTTCGACGAGGCGACCAGCGCCCTGGACAACGAGACGCAGCGCACGGTCATCGAGTCGACCAAGGCGCTCAACGCCACCCGCATCGTCATCGCGCACCGTCTGTCCACGGTGCTGGACGCCGACCGCGTGATCGTGATGGAGGACGGCAAGGTCGCCCAGCAGGGCCCGCCCGCGCAGCTGCTCGCGGACACGAACGGTCGGCTGCACGAGCTGGTGCGCCGCCAGATGGCCTGA